GAGAGCTTAATCTTCTTTTTTAAGTTAATCAGTTCCGACCGGGTTGGCTTGATGTCACGCAGCGCCATGGATCATCACTTCGCCTTCGGGGCGTCCCTGAATTTCGGGTGGTACTTGTTGATCAGGTCGCGGTCGATACGAACCAGTTGCTCGACCGGCAGCGTCGAGAGGAGATCCCAGCCGAGGTCAAGGGTGTTGAAGATAGTCCGGTCTTCATCAATTCTCTGCCGCACAAACCGGCCTTCGAACAGGTCCGCAAACTCCAGAAATCCCCTATCACGTTCGGAAAGCGCATCTTTGCCGACAATGGCAACCAGCCCGCGCAGGTCGTTGCCTTCCGCGTACGCGGCGTAGAGCTGGTCGGAAACCTTCTTGTGGTCTTCCCTCGTGTGCTTAGCGCCAATACCAAGGTTCATTAACCGAGAGAGTGATGGCAGAACGTTGATGGGTGGATAGATGCCCTTCCGGTGCAGCTCACGCGAGACCACGATCTGCCCTTCGGTGATGTACCCGGTAAGGTCGGGGATCGGGTGAGTGATATCGTCACCGGGCATGGTTAAGATCGGGAACTGCGTGATTGACCCTTTCTTGCTCTTGATGATGCCGGCCCGCTCGTAGATAGATGCAAGATCGGTATACATGTAACCCGGGTACCCGCGCCGGCCCGGAACCTCTTCACGGGCAGCACCGATCTGGCGCAGCGCCTCGCAGTAGTTGGTCATGTCGGTTAAGATGACCAGCACGTGCATGTTAAGGTCAAACGCGAGGTACTCAGCGGTTGTAAGCGCCAGCCGGGGCGTGATGATACGCTCAACGGCCGGGTCATCCGCAAGGTTGAGGAACACAACAGCACGCTCGAGTGCACCGGTGCGCTCGAAGTCCTGCATGAAATAGTTGGCCTCTTCCTTCGTGATACCCATCGCTGCAAACACGACGGCAAACTCACCCTTGCCACCCAGCACTTTCGCCTGACGGGCAATCTGGAGTGCAATCGTGTTGTGCGGCAGGCCTGCGCCCGAAAAGATCGGGAGCTTCTGGCCCCTGACAAGCGTGTTGGTGCCGTCAATTGTAGAGATACCGGTCTGGATGAACTCGTTAGGCGAGCCCCGGGCGTACGGATTGATCGCTGCGCCTGTAATATCGAGCCGCTTTTCGGGCACAATCTCGGGACCGCCATCGATTGGTTTACCACCTCCGGACAGGATACGTCCCAGCATGTCCTTTCCGACCGGCATCTTGATGGTCTCGCCGGTGAACCGGACACCGCTGTCCCTGCCGATACCTGCGGTTGTCTCGAATACCTGCACGACCACGAGGTTATCACTCGTATCCAGCACCTGACCGCGCTTGATGGAACCATCAAAGAGCACGATATTGACGAGCTCCCCGTAGCCGATGGGTTCTGTCTTTTCAACAAAGAGCAACGGCCCGGCAATCTTGTTGATCGTCCTGTATTCCTTCATGATGCCGACCTCAGTGCATTGAATTCTGAGTCCATATCCTTTGCAATCTTATCGAGCACTGGTTTATAGTCCTTGATGAACTTGATCTGAGGCAATTCGTTCTTGGACTTCACAGCATTGATATGGATCGGGGAAACCCCGGCTGCCTGTGCTGCGTAGGCAAGATCTGAATACAGGCGGATCGCCTTCATCATGTCGTACTGCTTCTTCATGCTGCAGAACGTATCGACTGCATCGTAGGCGTTCTGCTGCAGGAATACTTCCCGGATCATGCGGGCCACTTCGATTGTGATCTGCTCAGCCTCGGGTAGCGCATCGGAGCCAACCAGTTGGACGATCTCCTGCAGTTCCGCCTCTTTCTGGAGTACTTCCATCGCCCACGAGCGGAGCTTGTTCCACTCTGGAGAGACCTCCTTGTCGTACCAGTCATTGAGACTGTCGAGATAAAGGGAGTATGAATTGAGCCAGTTGATTGACGGGAAATGCCGCCGCTGTGAGAGCTTGGCGTCAAGCGCCCAGAAGACTTTCACGATACGCAGCGTCCCTTGTGTGACCGGCTCCGAGAAGTCACCACCCGGAGGGGATACGGCACCGATGACCGAGACCGACCCGTCGCCGCCGGAGAGCGTCTTGACAAGCCCTGCCCGTTCGTAGAACTCCGAGAGGCGGGCTGCAAGATAGGCGGGATACCCTTCTTCACCCGGCATCTCTTCGAGACGGCTGGAGATCTCACGCATCGCTTCCGCCCAGCGCGAGGTCGAATCTGCCATCAGCGAGACATCGTAGCCCATATCGCGGAAGTACTCTGCGATCGTGATACCGGTATAGACTGACGCTTCGCGGGCGGCGACCGGCATGTTGGACGTGTTGGCAATAAGGACCGTCCTTTCCATGAGCGGTTTTCCGGTCTTGGGGTCCTCGAGATGCGGGAACTCTGTCAGCACCTCTGTCATCTCGTTTCCGCGTTCCCCGCAGCCGATGTAGACGACGATCTCGGCATCCGACCACTTAGCAAGCTGCTGCTGGGTGACCGTCTTGCCGCTCCCGAACGGACCAGGGATCGCGGCAGTTCCGCCCTTGGCAATCGGGAACAGACCATCGAGAATCCGCTGCCCTGTGATCAGCGGGATCTCCGGGTTCATCTTTTCTTTCACAGGGCGGGGCACCCTGACCGGCCAGCGCTGCATCATCGGGAACTCGCGGTTGTCATCAAGGACGCATATAGTCTCTTCGACCGTGAATTCTCCGCTCTTGATTGTTTTTACCGTGCCGGGCTTTGCATTTGGCGGGAGCATGACCTTGTGGACGATGTTGGTCTCCTGCACCTCGCCAAGGATCGATCCGCCCTGCACTTTGTCGCCGGCTTTAACAAGTGGCTTGAATGCCCACTTCTTGTCATGGGACAACCCGGATGCCGACACGCCGCGCTGGATAAAGTCGCCCATCTTGTCCACGAGCACCGAGAGCGGGCGCTGGATACCATCATAAATGCTGGTCAGCAGCCCCGGCCCAAGCTCGATAGCAAGTGAGAGCCCGGTATTTTCTACCGGTTCGCCAGGCCTGATGCCCGATGTATCCTCATAAACTTGGATAATTATGTCTTCCCCGTTGATCTTGATGACTTCTCCCATCAGCGCTTCGTTGCCGACCTTTACCACATCGTACATGTGGGCGTCAAGGTTGACTGCCGTGACGACTGGGCCGGCGATTCGTTTGAGAATTCCCTGTTTTGTCTCTTTTGGTTTCTTGCTCTTCACTTCCACAGATCAACACCCACCGATCTCTTGATTCTGTCTCTCATCGACAAACCCCCCTCTTCAGCGCCGATAGTGATCACAGTCGGCTTCACTGAGTTCTCAAGGGTGGAGCGGAGCCTGCGGGGGATCCGCTCCATATCACTGCTTTTTACGACAAGAATGCCGACAGAGGCATCATGCAATGCATTGTTAATGTACTCTACAAGTTTCTCATCGCTTTCCGCTGCATAGGTCTTCCTTATTCCTGCAAGCCGGAAACCGAGGATGAACTCCCCGTTGCCGATCACCGCAATCTCCATTCAGATCACCAGGTATTCCGATATCCGCTCGGCAGGGAGTCTGGACTCTTTCCCGCGGGCAATCGCACGCAGGTTGAACACCTCGTATTTCTTTTTCTCAAGATACGTGAGGATGGGGTGAACGGAGAATGGGTTGAGTTTTGACATCCGCTCCATCTGTGCGAGCTGCACCCGTGTAAGCCTGACCTCAATCTGGCTGGATGTATGTTCGCTCCTCAGCTCATCGAGAACGGTCTGGAGCAGCGACTGGCGTTTGATACGGGCTTTGAGAGCATCAATAAATTCACCCTGAGATTCAAGTGTGTTGAGTCTGGAGAGCTCGTCAATGGAAAACGACCCCCCGGGGATCATCATGTCGCCCGCATCCTCTTTAAACGCATTCGCACGGAGCCGGAATAGATTCTTGATATTTTTGATATCAATATCCAGCCGGATATAATCCAAGAACAGGTTCCCTCCTTTGATCCCGCTCTCAGCTTGGGCAATCAGCTCTGCATAGAACTGCTTATAGAGCTCGTTTTCCATATGTGCAAACGATCCTTCTTGAACCGCCTCCTGATAATTTTTCATGAGCACCGGATACAGGGGATGTCCTTTTAACGATTCAACAATCTTGTCAATGGACCCCTCTGCAAGCATACTGTCAAGTGTCTTCCTGTCAAGCGTACCCGCAGGTATCAGCACCTCCTTGATTTTACCGGCTTTTATTCCCTGCTGCTTCCCGCGGAGGATAGTGAGCACATTCTGGATATCCCAGCGGTTAAGGTAGCCCCGTGTAAATTTCTGTAAACTCCCCGGGGTGATCGCAAGGATATTCTGATATTCCTTGGCGAGGTTCCAGCTGAGAGCTACTTCAATTAAGTCGATTCCTGAAAATGAATTGCCAAGCTCATCAATCTCCGGCTTGTATGTGGTCTCCTCGATGACACGGGTGATCTCAGGGAGGCTCATGTTCAGCATCCGTAAGTACTCCTCACGAGGGAGGAGCATGGACTTCCTCACACGAAGGCGGGTACATACGTAGATATAGGGGGCCGGACCTCCTGTCAACTCGATCATCCGCCACCCCTCTTATCCAAACAGAATATCTGACGCATCTTTGAGCCCTGATTCCCACACCTTGTCCAGAAATGTGCGGTAACTGTAATCAATCTGCAGCTCGCTGTCGGAACTCTCGACAATGATCCCGCCCTCGATATCAACCGCGTTCCCGAGTTTGTATCCCTTGTAGGCACTGTCTTTTCCAAGAATTTCCTTTAATGCATTTTTGTCCCGGGCACAGCAATAGATGGTTCCCGTTTCAATCTCCCTGTGCACTGTAGCGAGGAGTTTTTTAATCGCTTCCTGGTGGAAGCTCTCGGGCAGAGCAGCCAGTTCGGCAAGGGCAGATGCATACACCTGGTCAAGGAGCTGTTTTTGGGTATTTAACAGGTCCCTTTTGACGATAAGCTGGGCAGCGGAGACCTCCTGCTCCATGATGTGGGCAGTCTGTTTTTCCGCGTCCTCATCGGCGGCTATCTTGATCCCTTCTACACGTTTCTGTGCAGCGGAAAGGATTGAAGCGACCTCCTTTCTGGTCTCTTCCCTGATCCCCTCCGCCTCACTGCGCCCTTTCTGCCTTATATCATCGATGACGGCTTCCAGTCCCATGGTTTGCCCCGCTTTAGAACAGAAGCAGTAATGCAACCACAAGACCAAAGATGACAATTGTTTCCGGAATGACTGTAAGCAGCAGCACAAGACCGAATACGTCCTTGTTCTCTGCTGTTGCACCGACTGCTGCAGATCCGATACCGTACTCGGCAATTGCTGCAGCAACACCTGTGAGCCCGACTGCCATAGCGGCAGCGATCGCCCTCATTCCCAGCTGCGATGCCTTGATCATTTCAACTGTCATTCCTGCTGTTGCAACTGCAACGGTTGTTTCTTCTACTGCCATGTTTTAATCCTCCGTAAATCTTCTTTTTAATCCGAATGGATGATACTTCTCGCCTCCACCCTTGTAAAATTTGGTGAAGAATTCAACATACTGTAACCTCAGGGAATGCAGTCCGCTGCCGATCAACCCGAGAGCCGTGTTCAGCAGGTGACCGCCAATCAGGACAGCTATCCCCATAATAATCATCAATACACCGATAATGGTCAGATTTTCAAACTGAGGTTCAATCAACATCCCGATGGCAATAAAGTTCACTACCATCGCGATAGCCACAGAAGAGAGCCCTACAGCCACCAGACGTGCATATGACATCGTGTTACTGATAATCGAGGGGATCTCTATCAGTTCAAGCGGATTCTCACCGGCAATTCCCACAAGCCCGAGGACAACCATCACAGCACCGGCAAGTGCAGGTGCACTCAATCCCATAAAAACCGGTGGAAGGCCTACAAAGCTTGGCATCAGGGGCATCGCGCTCATAGACCATATGAGCAGCAGGATTCCCCACATGGCTGCAATCCAGCCTGCAGCTGCTGCCACCCCCCTCATCTCGCGGTGATGGTAATGGTTTGCTGCGCTCAGGATCCTGCCAAGTGTAATCTGGACAATGCCGATCCATACTGCAAAGACAAGAAGTTCTGTCACTGCAGGTCCATGCCCCGTCGCATGGGTGCCGATATTCAAGTGCCTGCTGGGAAGCATTGAATTCCATGGAAGGGCAAACCCGAAGAATTCGCTGAAAAGAACGCCAAAGAAGATACTTGAGATGCTGGCATTTCTCATGATGTTCAGAAGACGGGTGACCCCATCCCCATGCAGGAACCTCCTCAGCCCCATTGACACGACCAGCAGGAGTGCCCCGTACCCGATGTCGCCAAGAATAATACCAAAGAAAAGGGGGAAGACGATCGAGACGACGAGCGTCGGGTCAATTTCATCATACCGGGGGCGTGAATGGGTATCGATCAAAAGTTCGGTCGGTTGTGCAAAGGGCGGGTTGTGATACTCGACCGGCGCGTGGTGATGATCACCATCTTCGTGGATCTCGGTCACAAATGCCCGGCTTTCTGTTGCAAGAGCCATCCCGGATTTGAGACGCTCTACCTCTTCAGCCGGTACCCAACCTTCAACGATGAACGCTTCGCCGGTTATCGCAAACCGCAACGGTGCCTCCGCCTGTTCGACATCTGCGGTGAGCAGTTCCTCGCAGGCTGCGAGGAATTCGACCTGCTCCTTTTTGATCGTTTCGATGCGTTCCTGGATCCGGGCAATCTCCTGTTTTTGAGCGTCGATCTGCCCTAAGCAGCTGTTTATGATCTCCTGGGGGGATCCCTCGCCCTTTGGGATCGGGATTGCCATAAAGTTTGCTTCCGTCAGGGTCTGCTGAACCTGACCGCTGTGTACCACAGGTACAAAAACAGCGATGTAACTCCCTTCCTTGGTCTGTGAAAAATAGGTCTCGTTCTCCACTCCAAAATCAGGTTTTTTTGAGATTTTGCCGGTAAACACGGCAAGGTTACCATACCCGCTGTACATCTCAAGATTAAGTGGCAATGAGATAAACGGCCTGAGCTCGTTGATCCTTTGTAAAAGGTCTTTTACTGCCGTATCGCAAGCTGACTTTTTTGCGAGAAGCTGTTCCACCTCGTTCCCGATCGCAGCAAGGTTTGTATCAATAGTTTTTTTGAGCTGCTGTACCGGTACCCTTTTTTTCGGGACAACATCCCCGGACCTTACATTGAACGTGTTCTCAATGGACCGGATCCTGATCAGCTGTGATGACGCTTCACTTGCCTGTGGGAACGGTTTTCCGATCGTTACACCGCGGTACTCATCTCCCTCTCTCTCAACAAACTCCTGTATATGAAATACATTGTGAGAATAGAGCTCTTTTATAACATCATCCATCAAGGTCTTGGAGCACACAATCACGAGGTGGCTCATCCTCTTAGGATGTAACATGAAGTTGCTCCTTGAATCGTGAGACCAGAAAAATTACAGCTTTTTTAAGATTTTTGTCACCCTTCTGCCGCAGTGCTCCGGCACGCATCTCCCCTTCCCTGCGGGTTTCGGCGCTTTTCTGTGCTGCCTTTTCCCGGGCATCGTCGAGTCGCTTCTGTTTGTAGTCCTGCGCTTCTCTCTGTGCCTTGATGACCATATTATCGGCTTCAAGTTCGGCATGAGGTATCATATGCTTCCTGTCAGCCTGAGCCTCACTGATCATCAGCCGGAATTCCTCTTCTGTCTTCTTGATCTCTTTCAGTACCTCAATTTTCATCCAACCCTCCTTTCACGGCATTATGATATTTGGTAAAAAAAACCATATATGTATTGTTATTTTACTCCGTCAAGGGGCACGGTGCGGGGTAAGAAAAATCCGGATTAGTCCCTGATGAATTCAATGCTGGTTTGTGACCGGAAACGCATGATGCCGGCCAAGGGCGGCAGGTCGCTGATACGGACACCTTTGGTTTCCCCCCGTAGCGTTATCCCGGATAATTCCCCGGATGCGCAGATCAGGTGCTGTTCGGGGTGAGTTCCCCGCAGGATGTTACAGGATGTTGTAATGACAGGGCCAACGGAGACAACATACCGGAGCCGGCTGGAGCCAGGGTGGTTGCGTGGCAGGACGATAAGCGGGGTATGGTGACTCCGCACAAGCTCAATAAGCATCACACCAGCTTCCGGATCCCCTCCTTCAGGAGCGGAGACCACAACAAGGTCATCGGGCTCAACCGTCTGGCAATACTCATCAGACTCTGTCTCAATACAAAGGGCAAACCGTGTGTT
Above is a genomic segment from Methanoregula sp. containing:
- a CDS encoding V-type ATP synthase subunit I; this translates as MLHPKRMSHLVIVCSKTLMDDVIKELYSHNVFHIQEFVEREGDEYRGVTIGKPFPQASEASSQLIRIRSIENTFNVRSGDVVPKKRVPVQQLKKTIDTNLAAIGNEVEQLLAKKSACDTAVKDLLQRINELRPFISLPLNLEMYSGYGNLAVFTGKISKKPDFGVENETYFSQTKEGSYIAVFVPVVHSGQVQQTLTEANFMAIPIPKGEGSPQEIINSCLGQIDAQKQEIARIQERIETIKKEQVEFLAACEELLTADVEQAEAPLRFAITGEAFIVEGWVPAEEVERLKSGMALATESRAFVTEIHEDGDHHHAPVEYHNPPFAQPTELLIDTHSRPRYDEIDPTLVVSIVFPLFFGIILGDIGYGALLLVVSMGLRRFLHGDGVTRLLNIMRNASISSIFFGVLFSEFFGFALPWNSMLPSRHLNIGTHATGHGPAVTELLVFAVWIGIVQITLGRILSAANHYHHREMRGVAAAAGWIAAMWGILLLIWSMSAMPLMPSFVGLPPVFMGLSAPALAGAVMVVLGLVGIAGENPLELIEIPSIISNTMSYARLVAVGLSSVAIAMVVNFIAIGMLIEPQFENLTIIGVLMIIMGIAVLIGGHLLNTALGLIGSGLHSLRLQYVEFFTKFYKGGGEKYHPFGLKRRFTED
- a CDS encoding alpha/beta hydrolase, encoding MIVLPHDEFLLVRTDSSFLIVAQANTRFALCIETESDEYCQTVEPDDLVVVSAPEGGDPEAGVMLIELVRSHHTPLIVLPRNHPGSSRLRYVVSVGPVITTSCNILRGTHPEQHLICASGELSGITLRGETKGVRISDLPPLAGIMRFRSQTSIEFIRD
- a CDS encoding V-type ATP synthase subunit B yields the protein MKEYRTINKIAGPLLFVEKTEPIGYGELVNIVLFDGSIKRGQVLDTSDNLVVVQVFETTAGIGRDSGVRFTGETIKMPVGKDMLGRILSGGGKPIDGGPEIVPEKRLDITGAAINPYARGSPNEFIQTGISTIDGTNTLVRGQKLPIFSGAGLPHNTIALQIARQAKVLGGKGEFAVVFAAMGITKEEANYFMQDFERTGALERAVVFLNLADDPAVERIITPRLALTTAEYLAFDLNMHVLVILTDMTNYCEALRQIGAAREEVPGRRGYPGYMYTDLASIYERAGIIKSKKGSITQFPILTMPGDDITHPIPDLTGYITEGQIVVSRELHRKGIYPPINVLPSLSRLMNLGIGAKHTREDHKKVSDQLYAAYAEGNDLRGLVAIVGKDALSERDRGFLEFADLFEGRFVRQRIDEDRTIFNTLDLGWDLLSTLPVEQLVRIDRDLINKYHPKFRDAPKAK
- a CDS encoding V-type ATP synthase subunit C; protein product: MIELTGGPAPYIYVCTRLRVRKSMLLPREEYLRMLNMSLPEITRVIEETTYKPEIDELGNSFSGIDLIEVALSWNLAKEYQNILAITPGSLQKFTRGYLNRWDIQNVLTILRGKQQGIKAGKIKEVLIPAGTLDRKTLDSMLAEGSIDKIVESLKGHPLYPVLMKNYQEAVQEGSFAHMENELYKQFYAELIAQAESGIKGGNLFLDYIRLDIDIKNIKNLFRLRANAFKEDAGDMMIPGGSFSIDELSRLNTLESQGEFIDALKARIKRQSLLQTVLDELRSEHTSSQIEVRLTRVQLAQMERMSKLNPFSVHPILTYLEKKKYEVFNLRAIARGKESRLPAERISEYLVI
- a CDS encoding ATP synthase subunit A, whose product is MEVKSKKPKETKQGILKRIAGPVVTAVNLDAHMYDVVKVGNEALMGEVIKINGEDIIIQVYEDTSGIRPGEPVENTGLSLAIELGPGLLTSIYDGIQRPLSVLVDKMGDFIQRGVSASGLSHDKKWAFKPLVKAGDKVQGGSILGEVQETNIVHKVMLPPNAKPGTVKTIKSGEFTVEETICVLDDNREFPMMQRWPVRVPRPVKEKMNPEIPLITGQRILDGLFPIAKGGTAAIPGPFGSGKTVTQQQLAKWSDAEIVVYIGCGERGNEMTEVLTEFPHLEDPKTGKPLMERTVLIANTSNMPVAAREASVYTGITIAEYFRDMGYDVSLMADSTSRWAEAMREISSRLEEMPGEEGYPAYLAARLSEFYERAGLVKTLSGGDGSVSVIGAVSPPGGDFSEPVTQGTLRIVKVFWALDAKLSQRRHFPSINWLNSYSLYLDSLNDWYDKEVSPEWNKLRSWAMEVLQKEAELQEIVQLVGSDALPEAEQITIEVARMIREVFLQQNAYDAVDTFCSMKKQYDMMKAIRLYSDLAYAAQAAGVSPIHINAVKSKNELPQIKFIKDYKPVLDKIAKDMDSEFNALRSAS
- a CDS encoding ATPase; its protein translation is MKIEVLKEIKKTEEEFRLMISEAQADRKHMIPHAELEADNMVIKAQREAQDYKQKRLDDAREKAAQKSAETRREGEMRAGALRQKGDKNLKKAVIFLVSRFKEQLHVTS
- a CDS encoding ATPase translates to MAVEETTVAVATAGMTVEMIKASQLGMRAIAAAMAVGLTGVAAAIAEYGIGSAAVGATAENKDVFGLVLLLTVIPETIVIFGLVVALLLLF
- a CDS encoding V-type ATP synthase subunit E family protein, which gives rise to MGLEAVIDDIRQKGRSEAEGIREETRKEVASILSAAQKRVEGIKIAADEDAEKQTAHIMEQEVSAAQLIVKRDLLNTQKQLLDQVYASALAELAALPESFHQEAIKKLLATVHREIETGTIYCCARDKNALKEILGKDSAYKGYKLGNAVDIEGGIIVESSDSELQIDYSYRTFLDKVWESGLKDASDILFG
- a CDS encoding V-type ATP synthase subunit F produces the protein MEIAVIGNGEFILGFRLAGIRKTYAAESDEKLVEYINNALHDASVGILVVKSSDMERIPRRLRSTLENSVKPTVITIGAEEGGLSMRDRIKRSVGVDLWK